One part of the Parabacteroides distasonis ATCC 8503 genome encodes these proteins:
- a CDS encoding AGE family epimerase/isomerase, with amino-acid sequence MAAFDNLSNPSEYLAYWGKTYRNELLSNILPFWMKYGLDKENGGYFTCVDRDGTLMDSTKSVWFQGRFAFILAYAYNHIEKNEEWLRACKNGIDFIEKHCFDTDGRMFFEVTATGIPVRKRRYVFSETFAAIAMAHYALASGDKGYAEKAVNLFKQVLHYKNTPGLLEPKFREGLVAKGHSFCMILIDTAARIREAINDPILTQQIDDSIAELRRDFMHPEFKAILETVGPNGEFIDSIAGRTINPGHSIETAWFILEEAKYRGWDPQLKEMGLQILNWSWDWGWDKTYGGINYFKDCKNFPPQEYWHDMKFWWPQCEAVIATLYAYQATGDAKYLEMHKLINDYTFNHLPDKEYGEWYGYLHFDGSLSQSAKGNLFKGPFHIPRMLLKCSLLCDEILSK; translated from the coding sequence ATGGCAGCGTTTGACAATTTATCTAATCCATCGGAATATCTAGCTTATTGGGGCAAGACCTATCGGAATGAGCTTCTTTCCAATATTCTTCCTTTTTGGATGAAATACGGACTGGACAAAGAGAACGGCGGTTACTTTACTTGCGTAGACCGGGATGGTACTCTGATGGACTCCACTAAATCCGTTTGGTTCCAAGGACGATTCGCCTTTATCTTGGCATATGCCTATAATCACATTGAGAAGAACGAAGAATGGCTGAGAGCCTGTAAAAACGGTATCGATTTCATCGAGAAACATTGTTTTGATACGGACGGACGTATGTTCTTCGAGGTGACAGCGACAGGCATCCCTGTACGTAAACGCCGTTACGTATTCTCCGAGACTTTCGCGGCGATCGCTATGGCTCACTATGCATTGGCATCAGGCGACAAAGGCTATGCTGAGAAGGCCGTGAACTTATTCAAGCAAGTATTACACTATAAGAATACCCCGGGATTATTGGAGCCTAAATTTCGTGAAGGTCTCGTGGCGAAAGGCCATTCTTTCTGCATGATACTGATCGATACGGCGGCACGCATCCGTGAGGCCATAAACGATCCCATACTTACACAACAAATCGATGATTCCATAGCCGAGCTACGCCGTGATTTCATGCATCCCGAATTCAAGGCTATCTTGGAGACAGTAGGACCCAACGGTGAGTTTATCGACTCTATCGCCGGGCGTACCATCAATCCCGGCCACTCCATCGAGACCGCATGGTTTATCTTAGAAGAGGCCAAATACCGAGGATGGGACCCTCAACTGAAAGAGATGGGCTTACAAATCCTCAACTGGTCTTGGGACTGGGGCTGGGATAAGACGTACGGCGGAATCAACTATTTCAAGGATTGCAAAAACTTCCCTCCCCAAGAGTATTGGCACGACATGAAGTTCTGGTGGCCACAATGCGAGGCGGTTATCGCTACGCTTTACGCCTACCAAGCGACTGGCGACGCCAAATATCTCGAAATGCACAAACTAATAAACGATTACACATTTAATCATCTCCCCGACAAAGAATATGGGGAATGGTATGGCTACCTACACTTCGATGGTAGTCTCTCTCAATCTGCCAAAGGCAATCTATTCAAAGGTCCGTTCCACATTCCTAGAATGCTTCTCAAATGTAGTTTACTCTGCGACGAAATTCTTTCTAAATAA
- a CDS encoding MFS transporter: MKNKKLYPWIVVGLLWVVALLNYMDRQMLSTMKSAMMVDIVELESAANFGRLMAVFLWIYGFMSPVAGMVADRVNRKWLIVGSLFVWSFVTLMMGYCTDFNQIYYLRALMGVSEALYIPAGLSLITDYHQEKTRSLAVGIHMTGLYVGQALGGFGATVASAYTWETTFHWFGIIGIAYSVVLIIFLHDKKDHVEQAVKLENYPKENPISGAFKGLGMLFTNIAFWIILLYFATPSLPGWATKNWLPTLFAENLSLDMSEAGPLSTFTIAISSFIGVIAGGILSDKWIQRNVRGRVYTGAIGLALTIPSLLLLGFGHNFPMIIGGGLCFGIGYGIFDANNMPILCQFISPRYRATAYGIMNMTGVFAGAAITDILGKSTDAGNLGHDFAMLAGLVLIALLIQVIFLRPKVANMTDEC; this comes from the coding sequence ATGAAAAATAAGAAATTATATCCTTGGATCGTAGTCGGTTTACTATGGGTTGTCGCCTTACTGAACTATATGGATCGCCAGATGCTATCAACCATGAAATCAGCTATGATGGTGGATATCGTGGAACTAGAGTCTGCGGCGAACTTCGGACGTTTGATGGCGGTCTTCCTCTGGATCTACGGATTCATGAGCCCTGTAGCCGGTATGGTGGCAGACAGGGTAAACAGGAAGTGGCTAATCGTGGGTAGCTTATTTGTCTGGTCCTTCGTGACTTTGATGATGGGGTATTGCACGGATTTCAATCAGATCTATTACCTACGTGCCTTGATGGGGGTCAGTGAGGCCCTGTATATTCCTGCCGGATTATCGCTTATCACAGATTATCACCAAGAGAAAACACGCTCATTAGCCGTAGGTATCCATATGACAGGTCTATACGTAGGCCAAGCCTTGGGGGGATTCGGAGCTACGGTGGCCAGCGCTTATACGTGGGAAACGACTTTCCATTGGTTTGGTATCATCGGCATCGCTTATAGCGTGGTCTTGATCATCTTCTTACACGATAAGAAAGATCATGTGGAACAAGCCGTAAAACTGGAAAATTATCCGAAAGAGAATCCGATTTCCGGTGCGTTTAAAGGATTAGGGATGTTATTCACGAACATCGCTTTTTGGATCATTCTTCTTTATTTCGCCACGCCGAGCTTACCGGGTTGGGCGACAAAGAACTGGCTCCCTACCCTATTCGCTGAAAATCTCTCGTTGGATATGTCCGAGGCCGGTCCGTTATCTACATTCACGATCGCTATCTCTTCCTTTATAGGGGTAATCGCCGGAGGTATTTTATCCGATAAATGGATCCAGCGGAATGTCCGGGGACGTGTATACACAGGCGCCATCGGTTTGGCATTAACGATACCCTCTCTCCTATTACTAGGATTTGGGCACAACTTCCCGATGATTATCGGCGGTGGTCTTTGCTTCGGTATCGGTTATGGTATATTCGACGCCAATAATATGCCTATCCTTTGCCAATTCATCTCCCCCCGTTATCGGGCTACAGCCTATGGAATTATGAATATGACCGGTGTATTTGCCGGAGCCGCCATCACGGATATACTAGGAAAATCTACCGACGCTGGTAATCTTGGCCATGACTTCGCCATGCTAGCCGGATTGGTACTCATCGCACTTTTAATCCAAGTGATCTTCTTACGTCCGAAAGTCGCTAATATGACCGACGAATGCTAA
- a CDS encoding SusC/RagA family TonB-linked outer membrane protein, producing MKKNLLLLMLALLLPAFMYGQEQTVSGTVLDTYNMGVPGASIVEKGTTNGTITDFDGNYTLTVSNKNATLVFSFIGYKTQEIPVAGKAKVDVILQENAEQLDEVVVTGYGGSQKRATLTTSISKLDNAVLENAAMSNAGQSLQGTVSGLRVVNTTGQPGANPNIVLRGGATITGKDNGALVVVDGIVRNSLADINPSDIESIQVLKDAASTAIYGARANGGVILVTTKRGKEGSASVSYKFKGGANFARTGYDYLNAHDYIYYNRLGYQRTGRSGMDNQMGYGIGNDLFDIRYLDDSTKGLLAEGWQQMQDPTDPNKQILFKDYSGQMKDAAFQDPSFTQDHYINITGGNDKGTFAASLGYYKEDGLIKGTSYERFSGTFNGSYKIFPILTVNAGTTYTWSRQPGLWIGSYEFFYRTMSQRPTWNPYMEDGSPASGFGTGDGNPLYYKDKLTNTNGTRRSTYNIGFDLEIIPKKLILKENSALYHVDDQTDKFEKSYQQQNATNPNLTRKAEAKYIKQNQQQHSVTLTYTDTFKEKHNLEAMLGGEYFNWHQYTLNARTENSPSDDIPTLNAGSNRTYTYSYKEGYRILSGFARVNYNYNYKYLLSVVARYDGISKLSDNRWGFFPGISAGWNIMEEEFFKESKLVDVISNLKPRISYGVNGNVNGLGYYDVYGSYGQKDANGSIITNYDGSVGFYNDKLVNGGLRWEQSKSFEVGLDIGFFNNRLSFILDYYNRTTSDLLTDLDLPNYTGFNSIKTNLGTLRNQGFEMEVKANILNNVNGFSWDVSANLSTVANKIVKLPANGNENNRQGGYQVYDPQKGEVVWVGGKQEGGKLGDLFAFKQDHIFKDWDDVKANANNRYDAIGELYGPAAWEALKDKAGKQPIEPGDVCWADLNNDGVINNLDRVKVGNLFPTVTGGFSTTLGYKDFSLYARFDYALGHTLYNDLAARSLGQYQGSFNIIDMVKDSWSETNQDTDIPKFYYADQLSKKNITRSNNGLTAVDNNSSRFYEKGDYLALREITLTWNLPKKWINKALMSNASVYVTGQNLFYITGYTGVSPEPAVDTTYGQGLDNGRYPTPKTVLLGLSVTF from the coding sequence ATGAAGAAGAATCTACTGCTCTTAATGCTTGCGCTCCTACTTCCGGCATTTATGTACGGACAAGAGCAGACAGTCTCCGGAACAGTGCTGGATACCTATAACATGGGTGTCCCCGGTGCGTCTATCGTTGAAAAAGGCACGACAAATGGAACGATTACCGATTTCGACGGTAATTACACTCTCACCGTATCCAACAAAAACGCCACATTAGTATTTTCTTTCATTGGGTACAAGACACAAGAAATTCCAGTAGCTGGGAAAGCCAAAGTAGACGTGATCCTACAAGAAAACGCCGAACAGCTAGACGAAGTAGTGGTAACCGGTTACGGTGGCTCACAAAAGAGAGCGACCTTGACAACCTCTATCTCTAAATTGGATAACGCCGTACTGGAAAACGCAGCGATGTCTAACGCCGGACAATCCTTGCAAGGAACCGTATCTGGTTTGCGCGTCGTAAACACGACCGGTCAGCCGGGAGCAAACCCAAATATCGTACTTCGTGGCGGAGCTACCATAACAGGTAAGGATAATGGCGCATTGGTCGTTGTAGATGGTATCGTGCGCAACTCATTGGCCGACATCAACCCCTCCGACATCGAGTCTATCCAAGTATTGAAAGACGCAGCCTCAACCGCTATCTACGGTGCCCGTGCCAATGGTGGCGTAATCTTGGTTACCACGAAACGTGGTAAAGAAGGATCCGCTTCCGTCTCTTACAAGTTCAAGGGAGGTGCCAACTTTGCTCGCACAGGTTATGATTACTTAAACGCTCACGATTATATTTACTACAATCGCTTAGGATACCAAAGAACAGGACGTTCAGGCATGGATAACCAAATGGGATACGGTATCGGGAATGACCTATTTGATATCCGTTATTTGGATGACAGTACCAAAGGCCTCTTGGCAGAAGGTTGGCAACAAATGCAAGACCCAACCGATCCGAATAAACAAATCTTATTCAAGGATTACTCAGGGCAAATGAAAGACGCAGCCTTCCAAGACCCTTCTTTCACGCAAGATCATTATATCAATATCACAGGAGGTAACGACAAAGGTACATTCGCAGCCAGCTTAGGTTACTACAAAGAAGACGGTCTCATTAAGGGAACCAGCTACGAGCGTTTCTCCGGGACATTCAATGGATCCTATAAGATATTTCCGATCTTGACAGTCAACGCTGGAACGACTTATACATGGTCTCGCCAGCCGGGTCTTTGGATCGGATCATATGAGTTCTTCTATCGCACAATGAGCCAACGCCCTACATGGAACCCATACATGGAAGACGGATCTCCCGCTTCAGGCTTCGGCACGGGTGATGGAAACCCTCTTTACTACAAAGATAAATTAACGAATACGAATGGAACCCGCCGCTCTACCTATAATATCGGTTTTGATCTAGAGATCATCCCGAAGAAATTAATCTTGAAAGAGAATAGCGCCCTATACCACGTAGACGATCAAACAGATAAGTTCGAGAAATCTTACCAACAACAAAACGCCACTAACCCGAATCTTACCCGTAAGGCTGAGGCCAAATATATAAAGCAGAACCAACAGCAACATAGTGTTACTTTGACGTACACAGACACATTCAAAGAAAAACACAATCTGGAGGCAATGCTTGGTGGCGAGTATTTCAATTGGCATCAATATACGCTGAACGCAAGGACCGAAAATTCTCCGTCGGATGACATCCCTACTTTGAACGCTGGTAGTAATCGTACCTATACCTATAGCTACAAGGAAGGCTATCGTATCCTTTCTGGCTTTGCCCGTGTAAACTATAACTACAATTACAAATACCTATTATCGGTCGTAGCTCGTTATGACGGAATCTCCAAGTTGAGCGATAACCGTTGGGGCTTCTTCCCGGGTATCTCCGCTGGTTGGAATATCATGGAAGAGGAGTTCTTTAAGGAATCGAAGTTGGTAGATGTGATCTCTAACCTGAAGCCTCGTATCAGCTACGGCGTGAACGGTAACGTAAACGGATTAGGATACTACGACGTATATGGCAGCTATGGGCAGAAAGACGCGAACGGATCGATCATAACAAACTATGATGGCTCTGTAGGTTTCTATAATGACAAATTGGTAAACGGTGGATTACGTTGGGAGCAAAGTAAATCTTTCGAAGTAGGTTTGGATATAGGATTCTTCAACAATCGCCTGAGCTTTATCCTAGACTATTATAATCGTACGACTTCCGATTTGTTGACAGATTTGGATTTACCCAATTACACTGGTTTCAACAGCATCAAAACCAACTTGGGAACTTTACGTAACCAAGGTTTCGAGATGGAAGTAAAAGCGAATATCCTAAACAACGTAAACGGATTCAGTTGGGATGTATCAGCAAACTTATCTACGGTAGCGAACAAGATTGTCAAGCTTCCGGCCAATGGGAACGAAAATAACCGCCAAGGAGGTTACCAAGTATACGACCCGCAAAAGGGTGAAGTCGTATGGGTTGGCGGAAAACAAGAAGGTGGTAAGCTGGGTGATTTATTTGCCTTCAAGCAAGATCATATCTTCAAGGATTGGGATGACGTGAAAGCGAATGCCAATAACCGCTACGACGCAATTGGAGAATTGTATGGCCCCGCCGCATGGGAAGCTTTAAAGGATAAGGCAGGTAAGCAACCGATCGAGCCGGGTGACGTTTGTTGGGCCGACTTGAACAATGATGGCGTAATCAACAATCTAGACCGCGTGAAAGTAGGTAATCTTTTCCCGACAGTAACCGGTGGTTTCTCCACGACATTAGGCTATAAAGATTTCTCTTTATACGCTCGTTTTGATTATGCGTTAGGGCATACGCTGTATAACGACTTAGCCGCACGTTCACTTGGACAATATCAAGGTTCGTTTAACATCATCGATATGGTGAAAGACAGTTGGTCGGAGACAAACCAGGATACGGATATACCTAAGTTCTACTATGCCGATCAGTTGAGCAAGAAGAATATTACTCGCTCCAACAATGGTTTGACAGCAGTTGACAACAACAGCTCCCGCTTCTACGAAAAGGGTGATTATCTAGCTTTACGTGAAATCACATTGACTTGGAACCTACCAAAGAAATGGATTAACAAAGCCTTGATGAGCAATGCCTCTGTTTATGTAACCGGACAAAACTTGTTCTACATCACAGGATATACCGGTGTATCTCCGGAACCGGCGGTAGATACTACCTATGGTCAAGGTCTTGATAACGGTAGATACCCAACTCCTAAAACGGTTCTTCTTGGTTTATCCGTAACATTTTAG
- the nanU gene encoding SusD family outer membrane lipoprotein NanU, with the protein MKKIIIAMMAAVSLLNFSGCDSLDMEPVSSISDANYWKSPDLFKAFNIGLHGLLRSQSSYNIFVLGEPRSDIYGDQPFGGEATQGVERFSYNTINAEFTGISNFANFYTTLNQINLMIRRTNETDLLGEAEKNYYLGQAYGLRAYIYFHLLRSWGDVIITTEPTLGSELDISHLDKAASPASEVMDLIKKDIDASEKAFGGDYSYKQGKCYWSKPATLMLKGEVYLWSGRQMGGGTGDYTVAKTALQDLQQNGNLKLQEKFTDVFSFNNKENSEMIFALHSGKEDDFMMWRDYNWRNNMVPQREYMAGYCDETGTPFLEIPGYNLQGLMRYQVKKDHYLKSFREGDTRLKGTLKAVYKKHEDGTLEYIAPIQYKFQGTTLEGSNERSWYDDYPIYRYADALLLLAEAKALLGEDPSTEINAVRERAYGSEYFNAHKNEVAYPNDKGSFYNDNPFEAGDENVMEAILKERLREFFFEGKRWYDLRRFGKDYVLKYTTAQESRLLWPINEGALTNNPALKQTPGY; encoded by the coding sequence ATGAAAAAGATAATTATAGCCATGATGGCAGCAGTCTCATTACTGAATTTCAGCGGATGCGACTCCTTGGACATGGAACCCGTAAGTAGTATTTCCGACGCAAACTATTGGAAATCCCCGGACCTGTTTAAGGCATTCAACATAGGTTTACACGGATTGCTCCGTTCACAATCCAGTTATAACATATTCGTATTGGGCGAACCTCGCTCGGACATCTACGGAGATCAGCCGTTCGGAGGCGAGGCTACCCAAGGCGTAGAGCGTTTCTCATACAATACGATCAACGCAGAGTTTACAGGAATCAGCAACTTCGCTAATTTTTATACGACACTGAACCAAATCAACTTGATGATCCGTAGAACGAACGAGACCGATTTATTAGGCGAGGCCGAAAAGAACTATTACTTAGGGCAGGCTTACGGTTTACGCGCCTATATCTATTTCCATTTGTTACGCTCTTGGGGAGACGTTATCATTACTACGGAGCCAACCTTAGGTAGCGAATTGGACATCTCTCACCTTGATAAGGCCGCTTCTCCAGCGAGTGAGGTGATGGATCTGATCAAGAAGGATATCGATGCCTCGGAAAAAGCTTTTGGCGGAGATTATTCTTATAAACAAGGAAAGTGTTATTGGTCTAAACCCGCTACCTTGATGCTGAAAGGTGAGGTTTATCTATGGAGCGGACGCCAGATGGGTGGCGGCACGGGCGATTATACCGTAGCCAAGACAGCCTTGCAAGATCTTCAACAAAACGGCAACTTAAAGCTGCAAGAGAAATTCACGGACGTTTTCTCTTTCAACAATAAGGAGAACAGCGAGATGATCTTCGCACTCCATAGTGGTAAGGAGGATGATTTCATGATGTGGAGAGACTATAACTGGCGTAACAATATGGTACCTCAACGTGAGTACATGGCAGGCTACTGTGACGAGACAGGAACTCCATTCCTTGAAATACCGGGATACAACCTACAAGGCTTAATGCGCTACCAAGTAAAGAAAGATCATTACCTAAAATCATTCCGCGAAGGTGATACCCGCTTGAAAGGTACCTTGAAGGCCGTTTATAAAAAGCACGAAGACGGCACCTTGGAGTATATCGCACCAATCCAATACAAGTTCCAAGGAACCACCTTGGAAGGTAGTAACGAGAGAAGTTGGTACGATGATTATCCTATCTATCGCTATGCGGATGCCTTGCTATTATTAGCCGAGGCTAAGGCCTTGCTCGGAGAAGATCCTTCTACAGAGATCAACGCCGTTCGCGAGCGTGCTTACGGTTCCGAATATTTTAACGCACATAAGAACGAGGTGGCTTATCCGAATGACAAAGGAAGTTTCTATAACGATAACCCGTTTGAGGCGGGCGACGAGAATGTGATGGAAGCTATCCTTAAAGAGAGACTTCGCGAGTTCTTCTTTGAGGGTAAACGTTGGTACGACTTGAGACGCTTCGGTAAGGATTATGTATTAAAATATACCACAGCACAAGAATCACGTTTATTATGGCCGATCAATGAAGGGGCATTGACAAACAATCCCGCATTGAAACAGACTCCCGGATACTAA
- a CDS encoding sialidase family protein has product MKKTFLYFCLLFIVQTAFAADSIYVREQQIPILIDRIDNVLYEMRIPAQKGDVLNEITIQIGDNVDLSDIQAIRLFYSGVEAPSRKGEHFSPVTYISSHIPGNTRKALESYSVRQDEVTAPLSRTVKLTSKQPMLKGINYFWVSIQMKPETSLLAKVATTMPNAQINNKPINITWKGKVDERHVGIGVRQAGDDGSAAFRIPGLVTTNNGTLLGVYDIRYNSSVDLQEKIDIGVSRSTDKGQTWEPMRVAMTFKQTDGLPHGQNGVGDPSILVDEKTNTIWVVAAWTHGMGNERAWWNSMPGMTPDETAQLMLVKSEDDGKTWSEPINITSQVKDPSWYFLLQGPGRGITMQDGTLVFPIQFIDATRVPNAGIMYSKDRGKTWHLHNLARTNTTEAQVAEVEPGVLMLNMRDNRGGSRAVATTKDLGKTWTEHPSSRSALQESVCMASLIKVNAKDNITGKDLLLFSNPNTTKGRNHITIKASLDGGLTWPTEHQVLLDEAEGWGYSCLSMIDKETVGIFYESSVAHMTFQAVKLQDLIHQ; this is encoded by the coding sequence ATGAAAAAAACTTTCCTGTATTTCTGCCTTCTTTTCATCGTACAAACGGCTTTTGCGGCAGACAGTATTTATGTGCGAGAGCAACAAATCCCCATCTTGATAGACCGGATCGACAATGTACTTTACGAGATGCGGATACCGGCCCAAAAAGGGGATGTATTAAACGAGATCACGATACAGATCGGAGACAATGTCGACCTGTCGGACATCCAAGCGATACGTCTATTTTATAGCGGAGTGGAAGCTCCTTCCCGCAAAGGGGAACATTTCAGTCCCGTTACGTACATATCCAGCCATATACCGGGAAATACCCGTAAGGCTCTTGAATCTTATTCCGTACGGCAAGATGAGGTTACCGCCCCCTTGTCGCGCACGGTAAAACTAACCTCTAAGCAACCGATGCTTAAAGGCATCAACTATTTCTGGGTAAGTATCCAGATGAAGCCTGAGACTTCCTTATTGGCAAAAGTAGCGACCACGATGCCTAACGCCCAGATCAACAACAAACCGATCAACATCACTTGGAAAGGAAAGGTGGACGAACGCCATGTAGGTATCGGCGTACGCCAAGCCGGGGATGACGGATCGGCGGCCTTCCGCATCCCGGGATTAGTGACGACGAATAACGGAACATTACTCGGAGTCTACGATATTCGCTATAATAGCAGCGTGGACCTGCAAGAGAAAATCGATATCGGAGTAAGCCGCAGTACCGATAAGGGACAAACTTGGGAACCGATGCGAGTAGCCATGACTTTCAAACAAACGGATGGCCTGCCCCACGGACAAAACGGCGTGGGAGACCCATCGATCTTGGTAGACGAAAAGACCAATACGATCTGGGTAGTAGCCGCATGGACGCATGGTATGGGTAACGAACGGGCTTGGTGGAACTCCATGCCGGGAATGACACCGGACGAGACCGCCCAACTTATGCTCGTGAAAAGTGAGGACGATGGTAAGACGTGGAGCGAACCGATCAACATCACGTCTCAAGTAAAAGACCCGTCTTGGTATTTCTTATTGCAAGGCCCGGGACGAGGCATCACGATGCAAGACGGTACTTTGGTCTTCCCCATCCAGTTTATCGACGCTACCCGTGTGCCGAACGCCGGTATCATGTATAGCAAAGACCGAGGGAAAACATGGCATCTACACAACTTGGCCCGCACGAATACCACCGAGGCGCAAGTTGCCGAGGTAGAACCGGGCGTATTGATGCTAAATATGCGCGATAACCGAGGCGGTAGCCGTGCCGTAGCCACTACAAAGGATTTAGGCAAGACATGGACGGAGCATCCTTCCAGCCGTAGCGCCTTACAGGAATCCGTTTGTATGGCCAGCTTGATCAAGGTAAACGCCAAGGATAACATCACCGGCAAGGACCTTCTACTCTTCTCCAACCCGAACACGACGAAAGGGCGTAATCATATCACGATCAAGGCGAGTCTGGACGGTGGACTTACTTGGCCCACGGAGCATCAAGTCTTATTAGACGAGGCCGAGGGGTGGGGATATTCCTGTCTTTCGATGATCGATAAGGAAACGGTAGGAATCTTCTACGAGTCAAGCGTAGCGCATATGACCTTCCAAGCTGTCAAATTACAGGATCTCATTCATCAATAA
- a CDS encoding family 20 glycosylhydrolase, with protein sequence MRYILHFAIVLSFLYSGPLMARNPVLLPLPQKYVRTNASFHPKEIAVSSEGKLRSILMEFLEELPVSVQPDSRYKIEVSLVDKLDGIPLNSEEAYQLSVSSRGITIRAVSEQGAYWAIQTLRQLTERQGKRYSIQGCEITDWPAFRIRGFMQDVGRSYISMEELKREIEVLSRYKMNVFHWHLTENQAWRLESKIFPMLNDSCNMSRMPGKYYTIEDAKELVRFCKEHNVLLIPEIDMPGHSDAFIRAFRHDMQSKEGMAILKLLMDEVCEVFEEVPYLHIGTDEVKFTNPKFVPEMVAYIRAKGKQVISWNPGWKYKPGEIDMEQMWSYRGKARPGIPAIDSRFHYINHFDTFADLIALYTSRIYNEPQGSHDLAGTILAVWHDRIVQPEDKLIRENNLYPNLLAIAERSWLGGGYQYFDKNGTMLPIDPDNEEHKAFVDFERRMLWHKEHHFQGYPFAYVKQTNVRWRITDPFPNDGELTRSFPPEKALQTQYTYEGKSYGTHDAIGAGIYLRHVWGPLVPGVYKDPQPNHTAYAWTWIYSPKTQDVGAWIEFQNYGRSEMDLPPSQGKWDYKESRIWVNDQEITPPVWTATHREKSNEIPLGNENCVSRKPTPVHLEKGWNKVFMKLPVGTFNTPEVRLVKWMFTFVCVTPDGEKAVEGLVYSPDKQLK encoded by the coding sequence ATGCGATATATACTGCATTTTGCAATTGTTTTAAGTTTCTTGTATTCCGGGCCTCTGATGGCCCGGAATCCTGTTTTATTGCCCTTGCCCCAAAAATACGTCCGGACAAACGCTTCGTTCCATCCGAAGGAAATCGCGGTTTCTTCCGAAGGGAAACTCCGTTCCATCCTAATGGAATTCTTGGAGGAGCTGCCGGTAAGCGTCCAACCGGACAGCCGATACAAGATAGAGGTTTCCTTGGTTGACAAATTGGACGGAATCCCCCTCAACTCCGAGGAGGCTTATCAACTAAGCGTCTCTTCCCGGGGGATAACCATCCGGGCGGTATCCGAGCAAGGAGCTTATTGGGCGATACAAACCTTGCGCCAACTGACCGAGCGGCAAGGGAAGCGATATTCCATCCAAGGCTGCGAGATCACCGACTGGCCCGCTTTCCGCATACGAGGATTCATGCAAGACGTGGGGCGGAGCTATATCTCCATGGAAGAACTGAAACGGGAGATCGAGGTACTTTCCCGCTACAAGATGAACGTATTTCATTGGCATCTCACGGAGAACCAAGCTTGGCGTCTGGAGAGCAAGATCTTTCCGATGCTGAACGACAGCTGCAATATGAGCCGTATGCCCGGAAAATATTACACGATCGAGGACGCAAAGGAGCTGGTTCGCTTTTGCAAGGAGCATAACGTACTATTGATCCCGGAGATCGATATGCCGGGGCATAGCGACGCTTTCATCCGGGCGTTCCGTCATGATATGCAGAGCAAGGAGGGTATGGCGATCTTAAAACTATTGATGGACGAGGTTTGCGAGGTATTCGAGGAGGTTCCTTACTTACATATCGGTACGGACGAGGTAAAGTTTACCAATCCAAAGTTCGTACCCGAGATGGTCGCTTATATCCGTGCGAAAGGGAAACAAGTGATCTCTTGGAACCCGGGATGGAAGTACAAACCGGGTGAGATCGACATGGAGCAAATGTGGAGTTACCGGGGAAAAGCGCGACCGGGCATTCCCGCGATCGACTCCCGTTTCCATTATATCAACCATTTTGATACGTTCGCCGACTTAATCGCCTTGTACACCAGCCGTATTTACAATGAACCGCAAGGAAGCCATGATTTGGCGGGTACGATCCTTGCCGTATGGCACGACCGGATCGTACAGCCGGAGGACAAATTGATCCGGGAGAATAATTTGTATCCGAATCTATTAGCGATCGCCGAACGTTCTTGGTTGGGCGGCGGCTATCAATATTTCGATAAGAACGGAACGATGCTGCCTATCGATCCCGATAACGAGGAGCATAAGGCATTTGTCGATTTTGAGCGGCGGATGTTATGGCATAAAGAACATCATTTCCAAGGATACCCGTTCGCCTACGTCAAGCAAACCAACGTGAGATGGCGTATCACCGACCCTTTCCCGAATGATGGGGAACTGACCCGCTCTTTCCCTCCGGAAAAGGCGCTTCAGACACAATATACCTATGAAGGGAAAAGCTACGGCACGCACGACGCCATCGGTGCCGGAATCTACCTGCGCCATGTCTGGGGACCGCTGGTTCCCGGTGTCTATAAGGACCCGCAGCCGAATCATACCGCTTACGCATGGACTTGGATCTATTCGCCCAAGACGCAAGACGTAGGGGCGTGGATCGAATTCCAGAATTACGGGCGCTCGGAGATGGATCTTCCTCCCTCACAAGGGAAATGGGATTATAAAGAGAGCCGTATCTGGGTAAATGATCAAGAGATAACGCCCCCCGTATGGACCGCTACCCACCGGGAGAAGTCCAATGAGATCCCACTGGGGAACGAGAACTGCGTAAGCCGTAAACCAACCCCGGTCCATCTGGAAAAAGGCTGGAACAAGGTGTTCATGAAGCTTCCGGTCGGTACGTTCAATACCCCCGAGGTCCGTCTGGTGAAATGGATGTTTACGTTCGTTTGCGTCACCCCGGATGGAGAGAAAGCGGTGGAAGGACTGGTTTACTCTCCGGATAAACAACTTAAATAA